One segment of Oreochromis niloticus isolate F11D_XX linkage group LG8, O_niloticus_UMD_NMBU, whole genome shotgun sequence DNA contains the following:
- the LOC109203115 gene encoding uncharacterized protein LOC109203115 isoform X1, which produces MLPCLTDKPYDHVTSHLSEIQSTSVTHTFKLASESFKDEPEEKSETQPDSSYAGYWSMNDMAWENVENIFPHIASYIAEKAHQRYTPVQASAQTEKNVRSNDDDEVTYESHGPSSIGLRSCSEMVQEKPEHRRKDSAISELKLSPCAPPRLTVRSIYALNKREWLNIEFLGSEKTKPFDSMGQARMASIYWAQEKTVTVVSTSRTTTDEDFSVYWSHERSTIIYSTARRGTVSNDMLPCLTDKPYDHVTSHLSEIQSTSVTHTLKPASESFKDELEEKSEPQPDSSYTGYWSMNDMAWENVDIPETQNGFIYSTPHSIGAGFQAARRRAEAAITWLGTTITAPIMIVIYMFYMLYQVFKNIAAPFVRTFYWARDRILVIFQEARRKFQMQQQNEAATMCAPLRFTVAAFTVIFMFYMFYPLFETPAGPFHTTACWAADWVLAVFQEARRKILLGQQIGTATLWPTLKITIAAFTVIIMFHILYQLFVNIAAAFQTTVYWATNRILAISQEARRKNLMRQYTGTATQWATLQITVAAFTVIFMFHILYELFVDVAAAFRTIVYWSIDWILAVIQAARRKIQIGQLIEAWATWVQPQPGQR; this is translated from the exons ATGCTTCCTTGTCTTACTGATAAGCCATATGACCATGTCACCTCGCATTTGAGTGAAATTCAGTCCACTTCTGTGACTCATACATTTAAACTTGCCAGTGAAAGTTTTAAAGATGAACCAGAAGAAAAATCAGAAACCCAACCCGATTCTTCCTACGCTGGCTATTGGTCCATGAATGACATGGCCTGGGAGAATGTGGAAAATATTTTTCCACATATTGCATCATATATAGCTGAAAAAGCTCATCAACGATATACACCTGTGCAGGCATCGgctcagacagaaaaaaatgtgagaAGCAACGATGATGATGAAGTGACTTATGAGAGTCATGGACCCAGTTCCATTGGTTTGCGCTCTTGCAGTGAAATGGTGCAAGAGAAACCTGAGCACAGAAGAAAGGATTCTGCCATTTCAGAGCTCAAGCTTTCTCCCTGTGCACCCCCACGGCTAACTGTAAGAAGTATTTATGCCCTAAATAAGAGAGAATGGCTAAATATTGAATTCCTGGGTTCAGAGAAGACCAAACCTTTTGACAGCATGGGTCAAGCAAGAATGGCATCAATTTACTGGGCCCAGGAAAAAACTGTCACTGTTGTTTCTACTAGTAGAACAACAACTGACGAAGACTTCTCAGTTTACTGGAGCCACGAGAGATCGACAATTATTTATTCCACGGCTAGACGAGGAACTGTATCTAATGATATGCTTCCTTGTCTTACTGATAAGCCATATGACCATGTCACCTCGCATTTGAGTGAAATTCAGTCCACTTCTGTGACTCATACATTGAAACCTGCCAGTGAAAGTTTTAAAGATGAACTAGAAGAAAAATCAGAACCCCAACCCGATTCTTCCTACACTGGTTACTGGTCCATGAATGACATGGCCTGGGAGAATGTGGACATTCCTGAAACACAGAATGGGTTTATTTACAGCACACCACACAGCATTGGGGCTGGTTTTCAAGCCGCCAGAAGAAGAGCTGAGGCTGCTATAACATGGCTCGGAACCACAATTACAGCTCCAATTATGATTGTGATCTATATGTTCTACATGTTGTATCAAGTCTTTAAGAACATCGCAGCCCCATTTGTCAGGACCTTTTATTGGGCAAGAGACAGGATTCTGGTCATTTTTCAAGAAGCCAGAAGAAAATTTCAGATGCAACAACAAAATGAGGCAGCTACAATGTGTGCACCTTTGAGATTTACAGTGGCTGCTTTCACTGTGATTTTCATGTTCTACATGTTCTATCCACTCTTTGAGACCCCAGCAGGTCCATTTCACACAACCGCTTGCTGGGCAGCCGACTGGGTTCTGGCAGTTTTTCAAGAAGCCAGAAGAAAAATTCTATTGGGACAACAAATTGGGACAGCTACACTGTGGCCAACATTGAAAATTACAATAGCAGCTTTCACTGTGATCATTATGTTCCACATCCTCTATCAACTCTTTGTGAACATCGCAGCTGCATTTCAGACAACTGTTTACTGGGCAACAAACAGGATTCTGGCAATTTCTCAAGAAGCCAGAAGAAAAAATCTTATGAGGCAATACACTGGGACAGCGACGCAGTGGGCAAC ATTGCAAATTACAGTAGCTGCTTTCACTGTGATCTTTATGTTCCACATCCTCTATGAACTCTTTGTGGATGTCGCAGCTGCATTTCGGACAATTGTTTACTGGTCAATAGACTGGATTCTGGCAGTAATTCAAGCAGCCAGAAGAAAAATTCAGATTGGACAACTAATTGAGGCCTGGGCAACCTGGGTACAACCACAACCTGGGCAACGTTGA
- the LOC109203115 gene encoding uncharacterized protein LOC109203115 isoform X2, whose translation MLPCLTDKPYDHVTSHLSEIQSTSVTHTFKLASESFKDEPEEKSETQPDSSYAGYWSMNDMAWENVENIFPHIASYIAEKAHQRYTPVQASAQTEKNVRSNDDDEVTYESHGPSSIGLRSCSEMVQEKPEHRRKDSAISELKLSPCAPPRLTVRSIYALNKREWLNIEFLGSEKTKPFDSMGQARMASIYWAQEKTVTVVSTSRTTTDEDFSVYWSHERSTIIYSTARRGTVSNDMLPCLTDKPYDHVTSHLSEIQSTSVTHTLKPASESFKDELEEKSEPQPDSSYTGYWSMNDMAWENVDIPETQNGFIYSTPHSIGAGFQAARRRAEAAITWLGTTITAPIMIVIYMFYMLYQVFKNIAAPFVRTFYWARDRILVIFQEARRKFQMQQQNEAATMCAPLRFTVAAFTVIFMFYMFYPLFETPAGPFHTTACWAADWVLAVFQEARRKILLGQQIGTATLWPTLKITIAAFTVIIMFHILYQLFVNIAAAFQTTVYWATNRILAISQEARRKNLMRQYTGTATQWATLQITVAAFTVIFMFHMLYQLFEKVTAETFY comes from the exons ATGCTTCCTTGTCTTACTGATAAGCCATATGACCATGTCACCTCGCATTTGAGTGAAATTCAGTCCACTTCTGTGACTCATACATTTAAACTTGCCAGTGAAAGTTTTAAAGATGAACCAGAAGAAAAATCAGAAACCCAACCCGATTCTTCCTACGCTGGCTATTGGTCCATGAATGACATGGCCTGGGAGAATGTGGAAAATATTTTTCCACATATTGCATCATATATAGCTGAAAAAGCTCATCAACGATATACACCTGTGCAGGCATCGgctcagacagaaaaaaatgtgagaAGCAACGATGATGATGAAGTGACTTATGAGAGTCATGGACCCAGTTCCATTGGTTTGCGCTCTTGCAGTGAAATGGTGCAAGAGAAACCTGAGCACAGAAGAAAGGATTCTGCCATTTCAGAGCTCAAGCTTTCTCCCTGTGCACCCCCACGGCTAACTGTAAGAAGTATTTATGCCCTAAATAAGAGAGAATGGCTAAATATTGAATTCCTGGGTTCAGAGAAGACCAAACCTTTTGACAGCATGGGTCAAGCAAGAATGGCATCAATTTACTGGGCCCAGGAAAAAACTGTCACTGTTGTTTCTACTAGTAGAACAACAACTGACGAAGACTTCTCAGTTTACTGGAGCCACGAGAGATCGACAATTATTTATTCCACGGCTAGACGAGGAACTGTATCTAATGATATGCTTCCTTGTCTTACTGATAAGCCATATGACCATGTCACCTCGCATTTGAGTGAAATTCAGTCCACTTCTGTGACTCATACATTGAAACCTGCCAGTGAAAGTTTTAAAGATGAACTAGAAGAAAAATCAGAACCCCAACCCGATTCTTCCTACACTGGTTACTGGTCCATGAATGACATGGCCTGGGAGAATGTGGACATTCCTGAAACACAGAATGGGTTTATTTACAGCACACCACACAGCATTGGGGCTGGTTTTCAAGCCGCCAGAAGAAGAGCTGAGGCTGCTATAACATGGCTCGGAACCACAATTACAGCTCCAATTATGATTGTGATCTATATGTTCTACATGTTGTATCAAGTCTTTAAGAACATCGCAGCCCCATTTGTCAGGACCTTTTATTGGGCAAGAGACAGGATTCTGGTCATTTTTCAAGAAGCCAGAAGAAAATTTCAGATGCAACAACAAAATGAGGCAGCTACAATGTGTGCACCTTTGAGATTTACAGTGGCTGCTTTCACTGTGATTTTCATGTTCTACATGTTCTATCCACTCTTTGAGACCCCAGCAGGTCCATTTCACACAACCGCTTGCTGGGCAGCCGACTGGGTTCTGGCAGTTTTTCAAGAAGCCAGAAGAAAAATTCTATTGGGACAACAAATTGGGACAGCTACACTGTGGCCAACATTGAAAATTACAATAGCAGCTTTCACTGTGATCATTATGTTCCACATCCTCTATCAACTCTTTGTGAACATCGCAGCTGCATTTCAGACAACTGTTTACTGGGCAACAAACAGGATTCTGGCAATTTCTCAAGAAGCCAGAAGAAAAAATCTTATGAGGCAATACACTGGGACAGCGACGCAGTGGGCAACATTGCAAATTACAGTAGCTGCTTTCACTGTGATCTTTATGTTCCACATGCTCTATCAACTCTTTGAGAAG GTCACAGCTGAAACTTTTTACTGA
- the LOC109203117 gene encoding uncharacterized protein LOC109203117 isoform X1, translated as MLPCLTDKPYDHVTSHLSEIQSTSVTHTLKLASENFKDEPEEKSEPQPDSSNTGYWSMNDMAWENVENIFPHIASYIAEKAHQRYTSVQASAQTEKNVRSNDDDEVTYESHGPSSIGLRSCSEMVQEKPEHRRKDSAISELKLSPCAPPRLTVRSIYALNKREWLNIEFLGSEKTKPFDSMGQARMASIYWAQEKTVTVVSTSRTTTDDDFSVYWSHERSTIIYSTARRGTVSNDMLPCLTDKPYDHVTSHLSEIQSTSVTHTLKPASESFKDELEEKSEPQPDSSYTGYWSMNDMAWENVDIPETQNGFIYSTPHSIGAGFQAARRRAEAAITWLGTTITAPIMIVIYMFYMLYQVFKNIAAPFVRTFYWARDRILVIFQEARRKFQMQQQNEAATMCAPLRFTVAAFTVIFMFYMFYPLFETPAGPFHTTACWAADWVLAVFQEARRKILLGQQIGTATLWPTLKITIAAFTVIIMFHILYQLFVNIAAAFQTTVYWATNRILAISQEARRKNLMRQYTGTATQWATLQITVAAFTVIFMFHILYELFVDVAAAFRTIVYWSIDWILAVIQAARRKIQIGQLIEAWATWVQPQPGQR; from the exons ATGCTTCCTTGTCTTACTGATAAGCCATATGACCATGTCACCTCGCATTTGAGTGAAATTCAGTCCACTTCTGTGACTCATACATTGAAACTTGCCAGTGAAAATTTTAAAGATGAACCAGAAGAAAAATCAGAACCCCAACCCGATTCTTCCAACACTGGCTATTGGTCCATGAATGACATGGCCTGGGAGAATGTGGAAAATATTTTTCCACATATTGCATCATATATAGCTGAAAAAGCTCACCAACGATATACATCTGTGCAGGCATCGgctcagacagaaaaaaatgtgagaAGCAACGATGATGATGAAGTGACTTATGAGAGTCATGGACCCAGTTCCATTGGTTTGCGCTCTTGTAGTGAAATGGTGCAAGAGAAACCTGAGCACAGAAGAAAGGATTCTGCCATTTCAGAGCTCAAGCTTTCTCCCTGTGCACCCCCACGGCTAACTGTAAGAAGTATTTATGCCCTAAATAAGAGAGAATGGCTAAATATTGAATTCCTGGGTTCAGAGAAGACCAAACCTTTTGACAGCATGGGTCAAGCAAGAATGGCATCAATTTACTGGGCCCAGGAAAAAACTGTCACTGTTGTTTCTACTAGTAGAACAACAACTGACGATGACTTCTCAGTTTACTGGAGCCACGAGAGATCGACAATTATTTATTCCACGGCTAGACGAGGAACTGTATCTAATGATATGCTTCCTTGTCTTACTGATAAGCCATATGACCATGTCACCTCGCATTTGAGTGAAATTCAGTCCACTTCTGTGACTCATACATTGAAACCTGCCAGTGAAAGTTTTAAAGATGAACTAGAAGAAAAATCAGAACCCCAACCCGATTCTTCCTACACTGGTTACTGGTCCATGAATGACATGGCCTGGGAGAATGTGGACATTCCTGAAACACAGAATGGGTTTATTTACAGCACACCACACAGCATTGGGGCTGGTTTTCAAGCCGCCAGAAGAAGAGCTGAGGCTGCTATAACATGGCTCGGAACCACAATTACAGCTCCAATTATGATTGTGATCTATATGTTCTACATGTTGTATCAAGTCTTTAAGAACATCGCAGCCCCATTTGTCAGGACCTTTTATTGGGCAAGAGACAGGATTCTGGTCATTTTTCAAGAAGCCAGAAGAAAATTTCAGATGCAACAACAAAATGAGGCAGCTACAATGTGTGCACCTTTGAGATTTACAGTGGCTGCTTTCACTGTGATTTTCATGTTCTACATGTTCTATCCACTCTTTGAGACCCCAGCAGGTCCATTTCACACAACCGCTTGCTGGGCAGCCGACTGGGTTCTGGCAGTTTTTCAAGAAGCCAGAAGAAAAATTCTATTGGGACAACAAATTGGGACAGCTACACTGTGGCCAACATTGAAAATTACAATAGCAGCTTTCACTGTGATCATTATGTTCCACATCCTCTATCAACTCTTTGTGAACATCGCAGCTGCATTTCAGACAACTGTTTACTGGGCAACAAACAGGATTCTGGCAATTTCTCAAGAAGCCAGAAGAAAAAATCTTATGAGGCAATACACTGGGACAGCGACGCAGTGGGCAAC ATTGCAAATTACAGTAGCTGCTTTCACTGTGATCTTTATGTTCCACATCCTCTATGAACTCTTTGTGGATGTCGCAGCTGCATTTCGGACAATTGTTTACTGGTCAATAGACTGGATTCTGGCAGTAATTCAAGCAGCCAGAAGAAAAATTCAGATTGGACAACTAATTGAGGCCTGGGCAACCTGGGTACAACCACAACCTGGGCAACGTTGA
- the LOC109203117 gene encoding uncharacterized protein LOC109203117 isoform X2, producing the protein MLPCLTDKPYDHVTSHLSEIQSTSVTHTLKLASENFKDEPEEKSEPQPDSSNTGYWSMNDMAWENVENIFPHIASYIAEKAHQRYTSVQASAQTEKNVRSNDDDEVTYESHGPSSIGLRSCSEMVQEKPEHRRKDSAISELKLSPCAPPRLTVRSIYALNKREWLNIEFLGSEKTKPFDSMGQARMASIYWAQEKTVTVVSTSRTTTDDDFSVYWSHERSTIIYSTARRGTVSNDMLPCLTDKPYDHVTSHLSEIQSTSVTHTLKPASESFKDELEEKSEPQPDSSYTGYWSMNDMAWENVDIPETQNGFIYSTPHSIGAGFQAARRRAEAAITWLGTTITAPIMIVIYMFYMLYQVFKNIAAPFVRTFYWARDRILVIFQEARRKFQMQQQNEAATMCAPLRFTVAAFTVIFMFYMFYPLFETPAGPFHTTACWAADWVLAVFQEARRKILLGQQIGTATLWPTLKITIAAFTVIIMFHILYQLFVNIAAAFQTTVYWATNRILAISQEARRKNLMRQYTGTATQWATLQITVAAFTVIFMFHMLYQLFEKVTAETFY; encoded by the exons ATGCTTCCTTGTCTTACTGATAAGCCATATGACCATGTCACCTCGCATTTGAGTGAAATTCAGTCCACTTCTGTGACTCATACATTGAAACTTGCCAGTGAAAATTTTAAAGATGAACCAGAAGAAAAATCAGAACCCCAACCCGATTCTTCCAACACTGGCTATTGGTCCATGAATGACATGGCCTGGGAGAATGTGGAAAATATTTTTCCACATATTGCATCATATATAGCTGAAAAAGCTCACCAACGATATACATCTGTGCAGGCATCGgctcagacagaaaaaaatgtgagaAGCAACGATGATGATGAAGTGACTTATGAGAGTCATGGACCCAGTTCCATTGGTTTGCGCTCTTGTAGTGAAATGGTGCAAGAGAAACCTGAGCACAGAAGAAAGGATTCTGCCATTTCAGAGCTCAAGCTTTCTCCCTGTGCACCCCCACGGCTAACTGTAAGAAGTATTTATGCCCTAAATAAGAGAGAATGGCTAAATATTGAATTCCTGGGTTCAGAGAAGACCAAACCTTTTGACAGCATGGGTCAAGCAAGAATGGCATCAATTTACTGGGCCCAGGAAAAAACTGTCACTGTTGTTTCTACTAGTAGAACAACAACTGACGATGACTTCTCAGTTTACTGGAGCCACGAGAGATCGACAATTATTTATTCCACGGCTAGACGAGGAACTGTATCTAATGATATGCTTCCTTGTCTTACTGATAAGCCATATGACCATGTCACCTCGCATTTGAGTGAAATTCAGTCCACTTCTGTGACTCATACATTGAAACCTGCCAGTGAAAGTTTTAAAGATGAACTAGAAGAAAAATCAGAACCCCAACCCGATTCTTCCTACACTGGTTACTGGTCCATGAATGACATGGCCTGGGAGAATGTGGACATTCCTGAAACACAGAATGGGTTTATTTACAGCACACCACACAGCATTGGGGCTGGTTTTCAAGCCGCCAGAAGAAGAGCTGAGGCTGCTATAACATGGCTCGGAACCACAATTACAGCTCCAATTATGATTGTGATCTATATGTTCTACATGTTGTATCAAGTCTTTAAGAACATCGCAGCCCCATTTGTCAGGACCTTTTATTGGGCAAGAGACAGGATTCTGGTCATTTTTCAAGAAGCCAGAAGAAAATTTCAGATGCAACAACAAAATGAGGCAGCTACAATGTGTGCACCTTTGAGATTTACAGTGGCTGCTTTCACTGTGATTTTCATGTTCTACATGTTCTATCCACTCTTTGAGACCCCAGCAGGTCCATTTCACACAACCGCTTGCTGGGCAGCCGACTGGGTTCTGGCAGTTTTTCAAGAAGCCAGAAGAAAAATTCTATTGGGACAACAAATTGGGACAGCTACACTGTGGCCAACATTGAAAATTACAATAGCAGCTTTCACTGTGATCATTATGTTCCACATCCTCTATCAACTCTTTGTGAACATCGCAGCTGCATTTCAGACAACTGTTTACTGGGCAACAAACAGGATTCTGGCAATTTCTCAAGAAGCCAGAAGAAAAAATCTTATGAGGCAATACACTGGGACAGCGACGCAGTGGGCAACATTGCAAATTACAGTAGCTGCTTTCACTGTGATCTTTATGTTCCACATGCTCTATCAACTCTTTGAGAAG GTCACAGCTGAAACTTTTTACTGA